Proteins encoded within one genomic window of Bos indicus x Bos taurus breed Angus x Brahman F1 hybrid chromosome 18, Bos_hybrid_MaternalHap_v2.0, whole genome shotgun sequence:
- the BAX gene encoding apoptosis regulator BAX isoform X2 encodes MGGETPELGLEQVPQDASTKKLSECLKRIGDELDSNMELQRMIAAVDTDSPREVFFRVAAEMFSDGNFNWGRVVALFYFASKLVLKALCTKVPELIRTIMGWTLDFLRERLLGWIQDQGGWDGLLSYFGTPTWQTVTIFVAGVLTASLTIWKKMG; translated from the exons ATGGGGGGAGAGACACCCGAGCTGGGCTTGGAGCAGGTGCCCCAGGATGCATCCACCAAGAAGCTGAGCGAGTGTCTGAAGCGCATCGGAGATGAATTGGACAGTAACATGGAGCTGCAGAG GATGATCGCAGCTGTGGACACAGACTCTCCCCGAGAGGTCTTTTTCCGAGTGGCGGCTGAAATGTTTTCTGACGGCAACTTCAACTGGGGCCGGGTTGTCGCCCTTTTCTACTTTGCCAGCAAACTGGTGCTCAAG GCCCTGTGCACCAAGGTGCCCGAGTTGATCAGGACCATCATGGGCTGGACATTGGACTTCCTTCGAGAGCGGCTGCTGGGCTGGATCCAGGACCAGGGTGGTTGG GACGGCCTCCTCTCCTACTTTGGGACACCCACATGGCAGACAGTGACCATCTTTGTGGCTGGAGTGCTCACCGCCTCGCTCACCATCTGGAAGAAGATGGGCTGA
- the BAX gene encoding apoptosis regulator BAX isoform X1: MDGSGEQPRGGGPTSSEQIMKTGALLLQGFIQDRAGRMGGETPELGLEQVPQDASTKKLSECLKRIGDELDSNMELQRMIAAVDTDSPREVFFRVAAEMFSDGNFNWGRVVALFYFASKLVLKALCTKVPELIRTIMGWTLDFLRERLLGWIQDQGGWDGLLSYFGTPTWQTVTIFVAGVLTASLTIWKKMG; encoded by the exons ATGGACGGGTCCGGGGAGCAACCCAGAGGCGGGG GGCCCACCAGCTCTGAGCAGATCATGAAGACAGGGGCCCTTTTGCTTCAGGG TTTCATCCAGGATCGAGCAGGGCGAATGGGGGGAGAGACACCCGAGCTGGGCTTGGAGCAGGTGCCCCAGGATGCATCCACCAAGAAGCTGAGCGAGTGTCTGAAGCGCATCGGAGATGAATTGGACAGTAACATGGAGCTGCAGAG GATGATCGCAGCTGTGGACACAGACTCTCCCCGAGAGGTCTTTTTCCGAGTGGCGGCTGAAATGTTTTCTGACGGCAACTTCAACTGGGGCCGGGTTGTCGCCCTTTTCTACTTTGCCAGCAAACTGGTGCTCAAG GCCCTGTGCACCAAGGTGCCCGAGTTGATCAGGACCATCATGGGCTGGACATTGGACTTCCTTCGAGAGCGGCTGCTGGGCTGGATCCAGGACCAGGGTGGTTGG GACGGCCTCCTCTCCTACTTTGGGACACCCACATGGCAGACAGTGACCATCTTTGTGGCTGGAGTGCTCACCGCCTCGCTCACCATCTGGAAGAAGATGGGCTGA
- the FTL gene encoding ferritin light chain has translation MSSQIRQNYSTEVEAAVNRLVNMQLRASYTYLSLGFYFDRDDVALEGVGHFFRELAKEKREGAERLLKLQNQRGGRALFLDVQKPSQDEWGKTQDAMEAALLVEKNLNQALLDLHGLASARGDPHICDFLENHFLDEEVKLIKKMGDHLTNLRRLAGPQAGLGEYLFERLTLKHD, from the exons ATGAGCTCCCAGATTCGTCAGAATTATTCTACCGAGGTGGAGGCCGCCGTCAACCGCCTGGTTAACATGCAACTGCGGGCCTCCTACACCTACCTCTCTCTG GGCTTCTATTTCGACCGCGACGATGTGGCCCTGGAGGGTGTGGGTCACTTTTTTCGCGAATTGGCCAAGGAGAAGCGCGAGGGCGCGGAGCGTCTCTTGAAACTGCAAAACCAGCGTGGCGGCCGCGCCCTCTTCCTGGACGTGCAG AAGCCATCTCAAGATGAATGGGGTAAAACCCAGGACGCTATGGAGGCCGCCCTTCTCGTAGAGAAGAACCTGAATCAAGCCCTGTTGGATCTGCATGGCCTGGCTTCTGCCCGCGGAGACCCCCAC ATCTGTGACTTCCTGGAGAACCACTTCCTAGATGAGGAAGTGAAACTCATCAAGAAGATGGGTGACCATCTGACCAACCTCCGCAGGCTGGCTGGTCCCCAGGCTGGGTTGGGCGAGTATCTCTTCGAAAGGCTCACCCTCAAGCACGACTAG